In Leifsonia sp. ZF2019, a genomic segment contains:
- a CDS encoding glycosyltransferase family 2 protein encodes MGAHDLDCAIIAVAYRSAADLPRLVASLPAAADGVRWHLVVVDNDGTDGLAAALAGKPDVTVVASPGNIGYSGGLNVGLAAAPAAPVTVFLNPDLTLEPGALRALVEAADGAAAAPRIRDDGGATQPSLRREPTVLRSLGEALFGDHWASRPGALAELVREPDRYERAGTADWATGAALAVPTEAARALGPWDAERFFLYSEETDYCRRLRAAGLPLVYVPSAVVVHEQGGSGRSAGLDALQTVNKLRYYGKWHGRAATAAFAGTLVVHNLLRINEASARASLAALFSRGRRDALPGGVRVAGVAV; translated from the coding sequence GTGGGAGCACACGACCTCGACTGCGCGATCATCGCCGTCGCCTACCGCAGCGCCGCCGACCTGCCGCGGCTGGTCGCCTCCCTCCCTGCCGCCGCCGACGGCGTCCGCTGGCATCTCGTCGTCGTCGACAACGACGGCACCGACGGCCTCGCCGCCGCCCTCGCCGGCAAACCGGATGTGACGGTCGTCGCGTCGCCCGGCAACATCGGCTACTCCGGCGGCTTGAACGTCGGTCTCGCCGCCGCGCCCGCCGCCCCGGTCACGGTCTTCCTCAACCCGGACCTCACGCTGGAGCCCGGCGCGCTGCGCGCCCTCGTGGAGGCGGCCGACGGCGCCGCCGCCGCCCCGCGCATCCGCGACGACGGCGGTGCCACCCAGCCCTCCCTGCGGCGCGAGCCGACGGTGCTGCGCTCGCTCGGCGAGGCCCTCTTCGGCGACCACTGGGCTTCCCGGCCCGGCGCGCTGGCCGAGCTCGTCCGCGAACCCGACCGCTACGAGCGCGCCGGCACCGCGGACTGGGCGACCGGTGCCGCCCTCGCCGTCCCCACCGAGGCCGCGCGCGCCCTCGGCCCGTGGGACGCCGAGCGCTTCTTCCTCTACTCCGAGGAGACCGACTACTGCCGCCGTCTCCGCGCCGCCGGCCTCCCTCTCGTCTATGTGCCGTCCGCCGTCGTCGTCCACGAGCAGGGCGGCTCGGGGCGTTCCGCCGGTCTCGACGCCCTCCAGACCGTCAACAAGCTCCGCTACTACGGCAAGTGGCACGGCCGGGCGGCGACCGCGGCGTTCGCGGGCACCCTGGTCGTCCACAACCTCCTGCGCATCAACGAGGCCAGCGCCCGGGCGTCGCTGGCCGCGCTGTTCTCCCGCGGA
- a CDS encoding O-antigen ligase family protein, with product MTVLAGKPDRTGQVVDPPRARDRRRLDPLVVFQIYLVLLVFSPAIYVIKPLGAAGTPATVFGCLVLLLWIVGRLSSSRERIGLTPVHWMALAYSAAMVLSFVGGMLRPISAEEVSSSLRGLISLAGGMGVILYAADTMRTRAALSSLLRFAVLMGACLAAMGILQFFTGLDVVSLLHLPGLQANSDIGGLYVRAGFRRISGTATHSIEFAAVLGMLLPLAAHYALNAANRRWWAWAQFIVILGALPLTVARSGAIALLLGVLFALLIASTSQRLKFLLIAPIAALVFRLFVPGLYGAIGNLFADAGSDNSISGRTQDFQAVEAFFAQSPLIGRGLNTFIPSIYRTLDNQYLATAVEAGLIGALALIAFFGVPFVASLIAGSGARDRFVQTQAFAIAAGIACAAILAATFDFFSFPMAFGTLCLLVGAAGGAWRVHRAEAALAPGGRPTVAAPKPPALLPRWAIVLGAVAAGLAVFAACFLASRRAEGVFEARESVVPQVDPPKSTNAFDTRIDTDGLSVVLKYRMDGQQVHDELAAAGVDYYAVAVGSGSLAPYTDVLGYGDLMQLAARGVTVDEAKEKLITLRTTLQQQLDALQGPATNPDLHIRLEDSFSSIEVFSVPVSRTSAIAGGAVLGGFVAALAALLLAVPRQRPTRPAPKKKGAAFRLTSVWENG from the coding sequence GTGACCGTCCTCGCCGGGAAGCCCGATCGCACGGGGCAGGTCGTCGACCCGCCCCGGGCGAGGGATCGGCGACGCCTCGACCCGCTGGTCGTCTTCCAGATCTATCTCGTCCTGCTCGTCTTCTCGCCCGCGATCTACGTCATCAAGCCGCTCGGCGCCGCCGGGACCCCGGCGACGGTCTTCGGCTGCCTCGTCCTGCTGCTGTGGATCGTCGGGCGGCTGAGCTCGAGCCGGGAGCGCATCGGGCTGACGCCGGTGCACTGGATGGCGCTGGCCTACTCGGCGGCGATGGTCCTCAGCTTCGTCGGCGGGATGCTGCGGCCGATCAGCGCGGAGGAGGTGTCGTCCTCCCTGCGCGGGCTGATCTCGCTCGCGGGCGGGATGGGTGTCATCCTCTACGCGGCGGACACGATGCGCACGCGCGCCGCGCTGTCCTCCCTGCTCCGGTTCGCGGTGCTCATGGGCGCCTGCCTGGCGGCGATGGGCATCCTGCAGTTCTTCACCGGCCTCGATGTCGTGTCGCTCCTCCACCTGCCCGGTCTGCAGGCGAACAGCGATATCGGCGGCCTGTACGTGCGCGCGGGCTTCCGTCGTATCAGCGGCACGGCGACGCACTCGATCGAGTTCGCCGCCGTGCTCGGGATGCTGCTGCCGCTCGCGGCGCACTACGCGCTGAACGCGGCGAACCGGCGCTGGTGGGCGTGGGCCCAGTTCATCGTCATCCTCGGCGCCCTCCCGCTGACGGTCGCCCGGTCGGGCGCCATCGCCCTCCTGCTGGGCGTGCTGTTCGCACTCCTCATCGCCTCGACGTCGCAGCGGCTCAAGTTCCTCCTCATCGCCCCGATCGCCGCGCTGGTCTTCCGGCTCTTCGTGCCCGGCCTCTACGGCGCGATCGGGAACCTCTTCGCCGATGCGGGGAGCGACAACTCGATCAGCGGGCGCACCCAGGACTTCCAAGCGGTGGAGGCGTTCTTCGCTCAGTCCCCGCTGATCGGGCGCGGACTCAACACCTTCATCCCGAGCATCTACCGGACGCTGGACAACCAGTACCTGGCGACGGCGGTGGAGGCCGGGCTGATCGGCGCCCTCGCCCTCATCGCGTTCTTCGGGGTGCCGTTCGTCGCGTCGCTGATCGCCGGGTCAGGTGCGCGCGACCGTTTCGTGCAGACCCAGGCGTTCGCCATCGCCGCGGGCATCGCCTGCGCGGCCATCCTGGCGGCGACGTTCGACTTCTTCAGCTTCCCGATGGCGTTCGGCACGCTCTGCCTGCTGGTCGGGGCGGCGGGAGGCGCGTGGCGCGTCCACCGGGCGGAGGCCGCGCTCGCACCGGGCGGCCGGCCCACGGTCGCCGCCCCGAAGCCGCCCGCGCTGCTGCCGCGCTGGGCGATCGTGCTCGGCGCCGTCGCCGCGGGGCTCGCGGTGTTCGCCGCCTGCTTCCTGGCCTCCCGGCGCGCCGAGGGCGTCTTCGAGGCGCGGGAGTCCGTCGTCCCGCAGGTGGACCCTCCCAAGTCGACCAACGCCTTCGACACCCGCATCGACACCGACGGCCTCTCCGTCGTGCTCAAGTACCGGATGGACGGACAGCAGGTGCACGACGAGCTGGCCGCAGCAGGCGTCGACTACTACGCGGTCGCCGTCGGCTCCGGCAGCCTCGCACCCTACACGGACGTGCTCGGCTACGGCGATCTGATGCAGCTCGCCGCACGCGGGGTGACCGTGGACGAGGCGAAGGAGAAGCTGATCACCCTGCGGACGACGTTGCAGCAGCAGCTCGACGCGCTGCAGGGGCCGGCGACCAACCCGGACCTGCACATCCGGCTCGAGGACTCGTTCTCGTCGATCGAGGTGTTCAGCGTGCCGGTGAGCCGCACGAGTGCCATCGCGGGAGGCGCCGTGCTGGGCGGCTTCGTGGCCGCGCTCGCGGCGCTGCTGCTCGCCGTGCCTCGCCAGCGGCCCACGCGACCCGCGCCGAAAAAGAAGGGAGCGGCGTTTCGTTTGACAAGCGTTTGGGAGAACGGATAA
- a CDS encoding rhamnosyltransferase WsaF family glycosyltransferase — MSVSSMVNRATGILRDEGVGGLTARALRKAHRKWGDNAEELNLLADDVADSARVVPAPAGRVVPEGEPLRIGWVVSAPGPASGGHTTMFRFVEALERAGHTCVLYVYDGHGGPAAASEQLIRTWWPRVRAEIRDLADGLGGMDAYIATAWNTAHVLASRGAGVPGRRFYLAQDFEPYFYPRGSAYQLAEDTYRFGFESITVGHMVADELRHRFGVESTVAEFGCDTSRYGVTAQTGRDDVVFYAKPGIARRGYELGVLALERFHRDHPDVTIHTFGIPAKRLPFPAEVHAHLTPDALNDLYNRCGAGLALSFTNVSLIASELLAAGVVPVVNDWPGTRADLDNPHVAWARPTPQGVADALADALRIQRAAGPRALRASVDALSWEPAKQAVVRAVERACARGDAPAEPETATARMERS; from the coding sequence GTGTCCGTCTCCTCGATGGTCAACCGGGCGACCGGCATCCTCCGCGACGAGGGCGTGGGCGGCCTGACCGCACGCGCTCTGCGCAAGGCGCACCGCAAGTGGGGCGACAACGCGGAGGAGCTCAACCTGCTCGCGGACGATGTCGCCGACTCCGCCCGCGTCGTCCCGGCGCCCGCCGGCCGCGTCGTCCCCGAGGGCGAGCCGCTGCGGATCGGGTGGGTCGTCAGCGCTCCGGGCCCGGCGTCGGGCGGCCACACCACGATGTTCCGGTTCGTGGAGGCGCTCGAGCGGGCGGGGCACACGTGCGTGCTCTATGTCTACGACGGCCACGGCGGTCCGGCAGCCGCCTCCGAGCAGCTCATCCGCACCTGGTGGCCGCGCGTGCGCGCCGAGATCCGCGACCTCGCCGACGGCCTGGGCGGGATGGACGCGTACATCGCCACCGCCTGGAACACCGCGCACGTGCTCGCCAGCCGCGGCGCTGGCGTCCCCGGGCGCCGCTTCTACCTGGCACAGGACTTCGAGCCCTACTTCTACCCGCGCGGCAGCGCCTACCAGCTCGCGGAGGACACCTACCGCTTCGGCTTCGAGTCGATCACGGTCGGCCACATGGTCGCCGACGAACTCCGCCACCGCTTCGGCGTCGAGTCGACGGTCGCCGAGTTCGGCTGCGACACCTCCCGCTACGGGGTGACGGCGCAGACCGGCCGCGACGACGTCGTCTTCTATGCCAAGCCCGGGATCGCCCGGCGCGGTTACGAGCTCGGGGTGCTGGCACTGGAGCGGTTCCACCGGGATCACCCCGACGTCACCATCCACACCTTCGGCATCCCGGCCAAGCGCCTCCCGTTCCCGGCGGAGGTGCACGCGCACCTGACCCCGGACGCGCTCAACGACCTCTACAACCGCTGCGGCGCCGGGCTCGCCCTCTCGTTCACGAACGTCTCCCTCATCGCCAGCGAGCTGCTCGCGGCCGGGGTCGTGCCCGTCGTCAACGACTGGCCCGGCACGCGCGCCGACCTCGACAACCCGCACGTCGCGTGGGCGCGACCGACGCCGCAGGGCGTGGCCGACGCCCTGGCCGACGCGCTGCGCATCCAGCGGGCCGCCGGCCCGCGTGCGCTCCGCGCCTCCGTCGACGCGCTGAGCTGGGAGCCGGCCAAGCAGGCCGTCGTCCGCGCCGTCGAGCGCGCCTGCGCCCGCGGGGATGCCCCCGCCGAGCCCGAAACCGCCACCGCGAGGATGGAGCGATCATGA
- a CDS encoding glycosyltransferase family 2 protein, with the protein MSAPIAPDRVGPARHAPVAATGEPTVTVVIPCYNYALYLPEAVASALSQEGVRVDVVVVDDASTDESFAVARGLARFDARVRVFAHAENQGAVATFNDGLAEATGEYIVRLDADDLLTPGSLARSVALGEAFPEVGLIYGHPVHFSGVVPSGHRDRVKAWDVWRGGDWLADRCRRGVNCITSPEVVLRRSVVDEVGGQRPLAHTHDMEMWFRVARASDVGWVAGVDQAWHREHDGSLSRSNDVLSDLHERALAFEVLFSDGMGDEAENQRLLSIAERALADEALARAASAYAKGRGGSAETEAYLEFAAARGVDVDRLPHARTVAHAERVGPARARFSPTVVARAGLFRASREFGRFAWRARGV; encoded by the coding sequence ATGAGCGCCCCGATCGCGCCGGACCGCGTCGGTCCCGCGCGCCACGCCCCGGTCGCGGCGACCGGCGAGCCCACCGTCACGGTCGTGATCCCCTGCTACAACTACGCGCTCTACCTGCCCGAGGCGGTGGCCAGCGCGCTGTCCCAGGAGGGTGTGCGCGTGGACGTCGTCGTCGTGGACGACGCCTCCACCGACGAGTCGTTCGCGGTCGCGCGCGGCCTCGCCCGGTTCGATGCGCGCGTCCGGGTGTTCGCGCACGCCGAGAACCAGGGAGCTGTCGCCACCTTCAACGACGGCCTGGCCGAGGCGACCGGCGAGTACATCGTCCGCCTCGACGCGGACGACCTGCTCACCCCCGGCTCGCTCGCCCGCTCGGTGGCCCTCGGGGAGGCGTTCCCGGAGGTCGGATTGATCTACGGCCACCCGGTGCACTTCAGCGGCGTCGTCCCCTCCGGGCACCGCGACCGGGTGAAGGCCTGGGACGTCTGGCGCGGCGGCGATTGGCTCGCCGACCGCTGCCGTCGCGGCGTCAACTGCATCACGTCGCCCGAGGTCGTGCTGCGCCGCAGCGTCGTCGACGAGGTCGGCGGCCAGCGACCGCTCGCCCACACGCACGACATGGAGATGTGGTTCCGCGTGGCCCGCGCCTCCGACGTCGGCTGGGTCGCGGGCGTCGACCAGGCCTGGCACCGCGAGCACGACGGCAGCCTCTCGCGGTCGAACGACGTGCTCTCCGATCTGCACGAGCGGGCCCTCGCGTTCGAGGTGCTCTTCAGCGACGGGATGGGCGACGAGGCCGAGAACCAGCGTCTCCTGAGCATCGCCGAGCGCGCCCTCGCCGACGAGGCGCTCGCCCGCGCCGCCTCCGCGTACGCGAAAGGCCGCGGCGGCTCCGCCGAGACGGAGGCGTACCTCGAGTTCGCCGCCGCCCGCGGGGTCGACGTCGACCGCCTCCCGCACGCGCGCACCGTGGCCCACGCCGAGCGCGTCGGGCCCGCCCGCGCCCGGTTCTCGCCGACGGTCGTGGCGCGGGCCGGACTCTTCCGCGCCTCACGCGAGTTCGGACGGTTCGCCTGGCGCGCGAGGGGGGTCTGA
- a CDS encoding DegT/DnrJ/EryC1/StrS family aminotransferase — translation MIVSQKVPAVDLAWQHAQIADEVRAGFDRVLETTGFILGAEAEAFERAYSSYCGVTDTVGVGSGTDAVELALRGAGVAAGDEVIIPANTFVATAEGVARAGGVPVLVDCDEDYLIDVEQAAAAVTPRTRAVVGVHLYGRLAPIERLRAAVGPGVAIVEDAAQSQGARSSDSGLRSGALGDVAATSFYPGKNLGAYGDAGAVTTSDPAIAERVRRLRNHGGTAKYEHLEIGTTSRLDGLQAVVLSAKLARLDAWNERRRAVADRYDEALAGLPGVVLPRRGDREEHVHHLYVVRVPERDRVVAELNAQGIGAAVHYPAPVHRTPAFAHLGGSHPRSEAYAAEILSLPIHPGLDAEQQEHVIAAFRRSLG, via the coding sequence ATGATCGTCAGTCAGAAGGTTCCCGCGGTCGATCTGGCGTGGCAGCACGCGCAGATCGCCGACGAGGTCCGCGCCGGCTTCGACCGCGTGCTCGAGACGACGGGGTTCATCCTCGGGGCCGAGGCCGAGGCGTTCGAACGCGCGTACTCCTCCTACTGCGGCGTCACCGACACGGTCGGCGTGGGGAGCGGGACCGATGCGGTCGAGCTCGCCCTGCGCGGGGCGGGCGTCGCGGCGGGCGACGAGGTCATCATCCCTGCGAACACGTTCGTCGCGACGGCGGAGGGGGTCGCCCGTGCGGGTGGCGTCCCGGTGCTCGTCGACTGCGACGAGGACTACCTCATCGACGTGGAGCAGGCGGCCGCCGCCGTCACGCCACGCACCCGCGCCGTCGTCGGCGTGCACCTCTACGGCAGGCTCGCCCCCATCGAGCGGCTCCGCGCGGCCGTCGGCCCCGGCGTCGCGATCGTGGAGGACGCGGCCCAATCGCAGGGCGCACGCAGCAGCGACAGCGGCCTCCGGTCCGGGGCGCTCGGCGACGTGGCCGCCACGAGCTTCTACCCCGGCAAGAACCTGGGCGCCTACGGCGACGCCGGAGCCGTCACCACGTCCGATCCCGCGATCGCCGAACGGGTGCGCCGCCTGCGCAACCACGGCGGCACGGCCAAGTACGAGCACCTCGAGATCGGCACCACCTCGCGTCTGGACGGGCTGCAGGCGGTCGTGCTCTCGGCCAAGCTCGCGCGCCTCGACGCGTGGAACGAGCGTCGCCGCGCCGTCGCCGACCGGTACGACGAAGCGCTCGCCGGCCTCCCGGGGGTCGTCCTCCCGCGGCGCGGCGACCGCGAGGAGCACGTCCACCACCTCTACGTCGTCCGGGTGCCCGAGCGCGACCGCGTGGTCGCCGAGCTGAACGCCCAGGGCATCGGCGCCGCCGTCCACTACCCGGCACCCGTGCACCGCACCCCGGCCTTCGCCCACCTCGGCGGCTCGCACCCGCGCTCCGAGGCCTACGCCGCCGAGATCCTCTCGCTTCCGATCCATCCCGGGCTCGACGCCGAGCAGCAGGAGCACGTGATCGCCGCGTTCCGCCGGAGCCTCGGATGA